A genomic segment from Castor canadensis chromosome 1, mCasCan1.hap1v2, whole genome shotgun sequence encodes:
- the LOC141422262 gene encoding olfactory receptor 5B12-like produces the protein MENSTEVTEFILRGLGHEPEQQTAFFIIFFLIYLTSLLGNLGMIGLILLDSHLHTPMYFFLSNLSLVDFGYSSAVTPKVMASLLTRATIMSYNSCATQLFFFVGFITVESFLLSSMAYDRYAAVCKPLHYTTIMTMNMCAFLTLGSYVCRFFNASIHTWNIFRLSFCKSNVVDHFFCDIPPLLALSCSDTYVSEKVIFFAVGFNELFSVLVIMISYLFIFMAILRMHSFEGRQKAFSTCASHLTAVSIFYGSGFFVYLQPSSSHSMGTDKMASVFYTMVIPMLNPMVYSLRNKEVKNAFKKALWKAKSIRLIF, from the coding sequence ATGGAGAATAGTACAGAAGTGACTGAGTTCATTCTTAGAGGGCTAGGGCATGAGCCAGAACAACAGACCGCATTCTTCATAATCTTCTTTCTTATCTACCTCACCAGTCTGCTTGGGAACCTGGGAATGATTGGACTGATCCTGCTGGACTCTCATCTCCACACCcctatgtactttttcctcagtaACCTGTCCCTGGTGGACTTTGGATATTCTTCAGCTGTCACGCCTAAGGTGATGGCAAGTCTCCTCACAAGAGCTACAATCATGTCCTACAACTCTTGTGCCACCCAGCTCTTCTTCTTTGTAGGTTTTATCACTGTAGAAAGTTTCCTCTTGTCCTCCATGGCTTATGACCGCTATGCAGCAGTGTGTAAGCCCCTCCATTACACCACCATTATGACCATGAATATGTGTGCTTTTTTGACCTTGGGCTCCTATGTCTGTCGTTTCTTTAATGCCTCCATCCATACATGGAACATTTTCAGGCTCTCCTTCTGCAAGTCCAATGTAGTTGATCACTTTTTCTGCGATATTCCTCCTCTCCTGGCTCTTTCCTGCTCAGACACTTATGTTAGTGAGAAggttattttttttgcagtaggtTTTAATGAACTCTTCTCTGTCCTGGTCATAATGATCTCCTACCTGTTTATATTCATGGCCATCCTGAGGATGCATTCATTTGAAGGGCGCCAGaaggccttctccacctgtgcttCTCACCTCACTGCAGTCTCCATCTTCTATGGGTCAGGCTTCTTCGTGTACTTACAGCCCAGCTCCAGTCACTCCATGGGCACTGACAAAATGGCATCTGTGTTCTACACCATGGTCATCCCCATGCTGAACCCAATggtctacagcctgaggaacaaagAGGTTAAGAATGCCTTCAAAAAGGCTCTGTGGAAAGCAAAATCTATAAGACTCATATTTTAA
- the Or5b21 gene encoding LOW QUALITY PROTEIN: olfactory receptor 5B21 (The sequence of the model RefSeq protein was modified relative to this genomic sequence to represent the inferred CDS: substituted 2 bases at 2 genomic stop codons) has product MESSTXVTEFILLGLTDDSNLQVPFFMVFLFIYLLTLVGNGRMMVIIHSDLGLHIPMYFFLSNLSFVDLGYXSAGAPKMLAALQSGNKVISYNECAAQFFFFVGFATVECYLLAYDHHAAVCWPLLYRIIMTTGVCTLLTTGSYVCGFLNSSIHSADTFRLSFCGSNEINLFFCSSPLLLALICSSTCISMLVVFFVVSFNVFFTLLIILISYLFICIAIQGMQSTEGRKKAFSTCASHFTTVSIFYDTIIFMYLQPSSGQSMDTDKIASVFYTVVIPMSNPLIYSLRNKEARSALWKILNKLYPPSFSVSTK; this is encoded by the coding sequence ATGGAGAGTAGCACATAAGTGACAGAATTCATCCTCTTGGGATTAACAGATGACTCCAATCTTCAGGTTCCTTTCTTCATGGTATTTTTGTTCATCTACCTCTTAACTCTGGTTGGGAATGGGAGGATGATGGTGATCATCCATTCAGATTTGGGTCTCCACatccccatgtacttcttcctcagtaACCTCTCCTTTGTAGATCTGGGTTACTAATCAGCTGGAGCTCCCAAGATGTTGGCTGCATTACAGTCAGGAAACAAGGTCATCTCCTACAATGAATGTGCAGCTCAGTTCTTCTTCTTTGTGGGTTTTGCCACTGTCGAATGCTACCTCTTGGCCTATGACCACCATGCAGCAGTATGTTGGCCTCTTCTTTACAGAATCATCATGACAACAGGTGTGTGTACTCTCCTGACTACTGGTTCCTATGTCTGTGGCTTCCTCAATTCCTCAATCCACTCAGCAGACACTTTTAGACTGTCCTTCTGTGGTTCTAATgaaatcaatctttttttttgcagctctCCCCTACTCCTGGCTCTCATATGCTCCAGCACATGCATCAGCATGTTGGTTGTCTTCTTTGTTGTGAGCTTCAATGTCTTTTTCACCCTCTTGATCATCCTTATCTCTTACCTCTTTATATGCATTGCCATTCAAGGAATGCAGTCtactgaaggaaggaagaaagccttctccacctgtgcatcCCACTTCACCACAGTGTCCATCTTCTATGACACAATCATCTTCATGTACTTACAGCCCAGCTCTGGCCAGTCCATGGACACAGACAAAATAGCATCTGTGTTCTACACTGTAGTGATTCCCATGTCGAACCCCttgatctacagcctgaggaacaaagAAGCGAGAAGTGCTCTTTGGAAAATACTCAATAAACTTTATCCTCCATCTTTTAGTGTGAGTACCAAGTAG